One Babylonia areolata isolate BAREFJ2019XMU chromosome 27, ASM4173473v1, whole genome shotgun sequence DNA window includes the following coding sequences:
- the LOC143300935 gene encoding 1,4-alpha-glucan-branching enzyme-like, with protein MAQKGNPSPPAKPHLLALFSIDSHLKDHEKEILRRYGCFQDLLKHINEHEGGLDAFSKGYDYYGVHRLPDNSIVVREWAPGAEGVYLKGDFNNWALDEKYAFRPMEFGRWELKIPPNADGSCPIQHLCKLKLVMRTKPGPLEDRICPWAQYVSRPKDVPIFEQQFWDPPEEMIYKFKHPHPNRPPALKIYECHVGIASWEGKVASYKEFTQNVLPRIVSLGYNSIQMMAVMEHAYYASFGYQVTSFFAASSRYGIPEDLKELVDTAHGYGLTVLLDVVHSHASKNVADGLNQFDGTNSCYFHDGQRGDHDHWGSRLFNYTSWEVLRFLLSNLRMWIEEYHFDGFRFDGVTSMLYHDHGMGSSFSGDYNEYFGLNTDTDSFAYLTLANYMVHTLYPDFMITVSEDVSGMPTLGRPVEEGGCGFDYRLAMGVPDMWIKLLKEMKDEDWDMGHIVHTLCNRRWSEPCIGYAESHDQALVGDKTIAFWLMDREMYTNMSVLSPRSLVIDRGMALHKMIRLITISLGGEGWLNFIGNEFGHPEWLDFPRKGNAESYHYARRQWNLVDDQNLRYKFLNNFDRGMLHLEAQYRWLSDRENFVSLKHNGDKVIVFDRTDKLVFVFNFHPDKSFTNYKIGVKHPGKYQIVLDTDAEEFGGYGRLDHSTEFWSVSEPWNDRPCHAFVYIPCRTAIVLAKMD; from the exons ATGGCGCAAAAAGGCAACCCGTCACCTCCGGCGAAACCTCACCTTTTAGCTCTGTTTTCCATTGATTCTCATCTGAAAGACCATGAAAAAGAAATTCTGAGGAG GTACGGGTGCTTCCAGGACTTGCTGAAGCACATCAATGAGCATGAGGGAGGTCTGGATGCCTTCAGCAAAGGCTATGATTACTATGGTGTGCATCGCTTGCCGGACAACAGTATTGTTGTCCGGGAGTGGGCCCCAGGGGCTGAGGGTGTCTACCTCAAAGGAGATTTCA ACAACTGGGCCCTGGATGAAAAATATGCCTTCAGACCGATGGAATTTGGTCGCTGGGAGTTGAAGATCCCTCCCAATGCCGACGGATCATGTCCTATTCAACATCTCTGTAAACTGAAG CTGGTGATGCGAACAAAGCCAGGTCCACTGGAGGACCGCATCTGTCCGTGGGCACAGTACGTTTCTCGTCCAAAGGATGTTCCCATTTTTGAGCAGCAGTTCTGGGACCCTCCTGAAgaaatg ATCTACAAATTCAAACATCCCCACCCAAATAGGCCACCTGCCCTCAAGATTTACGAGTGCCATGTTGGCATTGCTTCTTGGGAAGGCAAAGTCGCCTCATACAAGGAATTCACACAAAATGTACTCCCCAGGATTGTCAGCCTTG gctaCAACAGCATCCAGATGATGGCCGTCATGGAGCATGCCTACTACGCCAGCTTCGGCTACCAGGTCACTAGCTTCTTCGCTGCCTCCAG TCGCTACGGCATACCagaagacttgaaagagctggtgGACACGGCCCACGGTTATGGTTTGACCGTCCTGCTGGATGTGGTGCACAGTCATGCCAGCAAGAACGTGGCTGATGGCCTCAACCAGTTCGATGGCACCAACTCCTGCTACTTCCATGATGGACAGCGGGGCGACCATGACCACTGGGGCTCGCGCCTCTTCAACTACACTTC ATGGGAGGTGCTGCGTTTCCTGCTGTCAAACCTGAGGATGTGGATTGAAGAGTATCACTTTGATGGCTTCCGTTTTGATGGAGTCACCTCCATGCTGTACCACGATCATGGAATGG GCTCCAGCTTCTCTGGCGACTACAACGAATACTTTGgcctgaacactgacacagattcCTTCGCCTACCTCACTCTGGCCAACTACATGGTGCACACTCTCTACCCAGACTTCATGATCACCGTGTCAGAG GATGTGTCTGGCATGCCCACGTTGGGCCGCCCCGTGGAAGAAGGGGGTTGTGGGTTCGACTATCGCCTAGCTATGGGGGTGCCTGACATGTGGATCAAG CTGCTGAAGGAGATGAAGGATGAGGACTGGGACATGGGCCACATTGTGCACACGCTGTGCAACCGTCGCTGGTCAGAGCCCTGCATCGGCTATGCGGAGAGCCACGACCAGGCGCTGGTGGGCGACAAGACCATCGCCTTCTGGCTGATGGACAGGGAGATGTACACCAACATGTCAGTGCTGTCGCCCCGCTCCCTCGTCATTGACCGCGGCATGGCCCTGCACAAGATGATCCGCCTCATCACCATCAGCCTGGGCGGGGAGGGCTGGTTGAATTTCATTG GTAACGAGTTTGGTCACCCGGAGTGGCTGGACTTTCCACGTAAGGGCAACGCGGAGAGTTATCACTACGCGCGGCGGCAGTGGAACCTGGTGGACGACCAGAACCTGCGCTACAAGTTCCTCAACAACTTTGACCGGGGAATGCTGCACCTGGAGGCGCAGTACAGGTGGCTGTCTgacagagag AACTTTGTCAGCTTGAAGCACAATGGCGACAAGGTGATAGTCTTTGACCGTACTGACAAGCTGGTCTTTGTTTTCAACTTCCATCCAGACAAGAGCTTCACCAACTACAAGATTGGGGTGAAACACCCAGGGAA GTACCAGATAGTGCTGGACACAGACGCTGAAGAATTTGGGGGCTATGGACGACTTGACCACAGCACCGAGTTCTGGAGTGTCAGTGAACCCTGGAATGATCGGCCTTGTCACGCCTTT gtgtacatACCGTGTCGAACAGCCATTGTCCTGGCCAAGATGGACTGA